The proteins below are encoded in one region of Gambusia affinis linkage group LG07, SWU_Gaff_1.0, whole genome shotgun sequence:
- the ngfb gene encoding nerve growth factor, with the protein MRSSMLILFLIFSAQAVAPIIGVLCSVTTAQQDHPTSIPTVDPKLFNKRRHLSPRVLFSSQPPDAEPEEGQGVSRRTRRQPQHRGVYSVCESVSVWVGNKTKATDISGNEVTVLPYVNINNVNKKQYFFETTCHSPPSGGSRCLGIDARHWNSHCTNSHTFVRALTTFKNLVAWRLIRINVACVCVLSRKSWQQ; encoded by the coding sequence ATGAGGTCATCCATGCTGATCCTGTTTCTCATCTTCAGTGCCCAGGCTGTGGCCCCCATCATAGGGGTCTTGTGCAGTGTCACAACAGCACAACAGGACCACCCCACCTCCATCCCCACTGTGGACCCCAAGCTCTTCAATAAGCGCCGCCACCTCTCACCCAGGGTGCTTTTCAGCTCACAACCCCCCGATGCGGAGCCAGAAGAGGGACAGGGTGTCAGCAGGAGGACTCGAAGGCAGCCTCAGCACCGGGGGGTATACTCGGTGTGTGAGAGTGTTAGTGTCTGGGTGGGCAACAAAACCAAAGCCACAGACATCTCAGGCAATGAGGTGACAGTGCTCCCGTATGTGAACATAAACAATGTTAACAAGAAACAGTATTTCTTTGAGACGACGTGTCACAGCCCTCCATCTGGAGGCTCAAGATGTTTAGGAATTGACGCGAGGCACTGGAACTCCCACTGCACCAACTCGCACACTTTCGTCCGAGCGCTCACTACATTCAAGAACCTGGTGGCTTGGAGGCTCATTCGGATCAACgtggcgtgtgtgtgcgtgctcaGCCGCAAATCGTGGCAGCAGTGA